In Desulfosediminicola ganghwensis, a single window of DNA contains:
- a CDS encoding aminotransferase class I/II-fold pyridoxal phosphate-dependent enzyme has translation MSMEKLDAALVAELKSLEEEGRAKPPERVITGYIPPKDERGPRYTLAGVDGEFIRLNSNSYLSLSNHSALISAADEATHACGVGPGAVRFIDGTFSYHKKLEERIAAFVDKPAAKIFNSAYTSNCGLALTIGNRKTHWIGDQLNHNSIIRGMRISGVPSNHKGIFAHNDMGDLRRCFGEVADDIERVVVIFDGIFSMRGDFAPIDRIIEICKENENRFRDGIITVVDDSHGIGAYGDTGRGTPEHAGAVPDIIIGTFGKAFGVNGGFIAASEMVVEAVRQKADTYIYTNPLSVADCAAATKALDICDSEEGLELLANLKNRTTQFREGLADLGLESIPGPHPVVPLMVRDTTKTRRMVEHLCNKGVLVVGLTFPVVPRGDESIRFQINAAHTRSDIEYVLACLAEKN, from the coding sequence ATGTCCATGGAAAAACTTGACGCAGCCCTTGTAGCTGAATTGAAATCCCTGGAAGAAGAAGGCAGGGCAAAGCCGCCGGAGAGGGTGATTACCGGTTATATCCCCCCTAAAGACGAGCGTGGTCCCAGATATACCCTTGCGGGTGTTGATGGCGAATTTATCCGTCTGAATTCCAACTCCTATCTATCTCTTTCCAATCACTCCGCGCTTATTTCCGCCGCCGATGAGGCGACTCACGCCTGTGGGGTGGGGCCCGGGGCAGTGCGCTTTATAGATGGCACGTTCAGTTATCATAAAAAGCTGGAAGAACGAATTGCCGCGTTTGTCGATAAGCCTGCGGCCAAGATCTTTAATTCTGCCTATACTTCAAACTGTGGTCTGGCTCTGACCATAGGTAACAGGAAAACCCATTGGATTGGTGATCAGCTTAATCATAATTCCATTATCCGTGGCATGCGGATTTCCGGGGTGCCGAGTAATCACAAGGGAATTTTTGCCCATAATGACATGGGTGACCTGCGTCGCTGTTTTGGCGAAGTGGCAGATGACATCGAACGGGTTGTGGTAATTTTTGACGGTATCTTCTCCATGCGCGGAGATTTTGCTCCCATCGACAGGATTATTGAGATATGCAAAGAGAATGAAAATCGTTTTCGTGACGGTATAATCACAGTGGTCGATGATTCCCACGGTATTGGTGCCTACGGCGATACCGGCAGAGGAACACCGGAGCACGCTGGCGCTGTGCCTGACATTATTATCGGAACTTTTGGCAAGGCTTTCGGGGTGAATGGCGGCTTTATCGCGGCCAGCGAGATGGTTGTGGAAGCCGTGCGCCAGAAGGCGGACACCTATATTTATACAAACCCGTTAAGCGTTGCTGATTGTGCAGCTGCCACCAAAGCCCTGGATATTTGTGACAGTGAAGAGGGGCTTGAGCTGTTAGCCAATCTGAAAAACAGGACGACACAGTTCAGGGAGGGGCTCGCCGATTTGGGTCTGGAGTCTATTCCCGGCCCCCATCCGGTGGTGCCGCTGATGGTACGTGATACAACCAAAACGCGCCGGATGGTGGAGCATCTCTGCAACAAAGGAGTATTGGTTGTCGGCTTGACCTTTCCTGTCGTCCCCCGGGGAGATGAGTCGATTCGCTTTCAGATCAATGCTGCTCATACCAGGAGTGATATCGAGTATGTACTTGCCTGTCTTGCGGAAAAAAACTGA
- a CDS encoding amino acid ABC transporter ATP-binding protein: MISFNKVNKWYGDFHVLKNIDLEIEHGEVVVVCGPSGSGKSTLIRCINRLEPIQEGSIVVDGMDVNDPRTNMTHLRAEVGFVFQQFNLYPHMTVLDNIMLAPTLVRRINKDEARKIAMDLLHKVDIPDKANSYPSQLSGGQQQRVAIARGLAMRPKIMLFDEPTSALDPEMINEVLDVMKSLAREGMTMICVTHEMGFAREVADRVIFMDDGNLVEQNSPEEFFNNPQNRRTKDFLSKILSH, from the coding sequence GTGATTTCGTTTAATAAGGTCAACAAGTGGTATGGGGACTTCCACGTCCTGAAGAATATTGATCTTGAGATAGAGCATGGTGAGGTTGTCGTTGTCTGCGGTCCGTCCGGGTCCGGTAAAAGTACGTTGATCAGGTGTATCAACAGGCTTGAGCCGATCCAGGAGGGAAGCATCGTCGTTGACGGTATGGACGTGAATGATCCTCGCACAAATATGACCCATCTACGGGCCGAGGTTGGCTTTGTTTTTCAGCAATTTAACCTCTATCCTCATATGACCGTGCTGGATAACATAATGTTGGCCCCGACCTTGGTGCGTCGCATAAACAAGGATGAGGCCAGAAAAATTGCTATGGATCTGCTGCATAAGGTAGATATTCCAGATAAAGCAAATTCTTACCCTTCTCAACTGTCCGGTGGTCAGCAGCAGCGTGTGGCAATTGCACGAGGCCTTGCCATGCGTCCGAAGATCATGCTCTTTGACGAGCCGACAAGTGCACTTGACCCCGAGATGATTAATGAAGTTCTGGATGTAATGAAGTCTCTGGCCCGTGAGGGCATGACTATGATCTGCGTTACCCATGAGATGGGTTTTGCCCGTGAGGTTGCCGACAGGGTAATCTTCATGGACGACGGCAATCTGGTTGAGCAGAACAGCCCGGAGGAGTTCTTTAACAATCCACAGAACAGACGTACCAAAGACTTCTTAAGCAAGATTCTCAGTCATTAA
- a CDS encoding amino acid ABC transporter permease, whose amino-acid sequence MFTHYMNKTWVQNLSLVLMLGLIAYYFGFVFNFDYKFNWSVLYTETEYGNMGHMLLNGLNLTVSISLYSAVLALGLGTLFGLARLSNFKPVYVFASAYVEFFRNTPLLVQLFFWNFALPAGLPEELKMKLFELDFEFWVATLGLGIYTSSFMAEVIRAGIQSVPKGLLEASYSSGLTYSQSLRKIILPLAFREIIPPLGSEFLNNMKNSSLAMTVGVAEVCWSAQEVEALTYSGFEATAAATAIYLTLSLIIAIFLNLVNAKLKIVGNDGATTTRRIADLIFLPVVKVSQILSDLLWHLGKAPVDSRTLSPGAAAWLKFRTTCWAAIVFTVKALFVAFLLGIVYQTVKGLASFNYQIIWDNLRALLIWRFPNGGSTEVFWGLGGLSMSIIMAVISISLSFIIGLVVGVGRTSDNRAIKVPCMFYIELIRGNPLIMVIFWVYFFLPPILKIQLDVFWSATLAMTIFFGAYIAEIVRGGIENIPKGQVEAAVSTGLDYFQTMRKVILPQALKQMLPAIVGMFIAAFKDTSLAYIIGVMELTTAAYSINNRLMLYPFEIYTTIAVLYFVCCYLMSLYARRLERKLSPESVRLAM is encoded by the coding sequence ATGTTTACGCACTACATGAATAAGACCTGGGTGCAGAACCTGTCACTGGTTCTCATGCTGGGATTGATAGCCTATTATTTCGGGTTTGTTTTCAACTTCGATTACAAGTTCAACTGGAGTGTTCTCTACACTGAGACCGAGTATGGCAATATGGGCCATATGCTCCTGAATGGCTTGAATCTGACGGTGAGTATCTCGTTGTACTCTGCTGTGCTTGCCCTGGGGCTCGGTACTCTGTTTGGATTAGCCCGATTATCGAATTTTAAACCGGTGTATGTGTTTGCAAGCGCATATGTCGAGTTTTTCCGTAACACCCCGCTGCTGGTACAGCTCTTCTTCTGGAACTTCGCCCTGCCTGCAGGTTTGCCTGAAGAACTGAAGATGAAGCTCTTTGAACTCGATTTCGAGTTCTGGGTGGCAACCCTCGGGCTGGGTATTTATACCAGTTCATTCATGGCGGAGGTTATCCGTGCAGGTATCCAGTCTGTCCCGAAAGGGTTGCTTGAGGCTTCATACTCTTCCGGCCTTACCTACAGTCAGTCACTGAGAAAGATCATCCTGCCACTGGCTTTTCGTGAGATTATTCCACCCCTGGGATCGGAATTTCTCAATAATATGAAAAACTCCTCCCTGGCGATGACCGTCGGTGTGGCTGAGGTGTGCTGGTCTGCCCAGGAGGTTGAAGCCCTGACCTACTCCGGTTTTGAGGCAACCGCAGCAGCGACTGCTATTTACCTGACCCTTTCGCTTATTATTGCAATTTTCCTGAACCTGGTGAATGCCAAGCTGAAGATCGTGGGCAACGATGGTGCCACCACGACCCGCAGAATAGCGGATCTGATCTTCCTGCCAGTGGTGAAGGTTTCACAGATTCTTTCCGATCTGCTCTGGCATCTGGGTAAGGCTCCTGTCGATTCCCGCACGCTCTCACCGGGTGCTGCGGCATGGTTGAAATTTCGGACAACCTGCTGGGCGGCCATTGTGTTCACAGTCAAGGCGCTGTTTGTCGCTTTCCTTTTGGGGATTGTATATCAGACGGTGAAAGGGCTTGCCTCGTTCAATTACCAGATAATCTGGGACAATCTCCGTGCGCTTCTGATCTGGCGCTTTCCCAACGGTGGCTCCACCGAGGTATTCTGGGGGCTTGGTGGTCTTTCTATGTCCATCATCATGGCCGTAATCAGTATCTCGTTGAGTTTCATTATTGGCCTGGTTGTCGGTGTCGGTCGTACTTCTGACAACCGTGCAATCAAGGTTCCCTGTATGTTCTATATTGAACTTATTCGAGGGAATCCGTTGATTATGGTAATTTTCTGGGTCTATTTCTTTCTGCCGCCGATTCTCAAGATTCAGCTTGATGTATTCTGGAGTGCGACCCTGGCCATGACCATCTTTTTTGGTGCCTATATTGCCGAGATCGTACGCGGTGGTATTGAAAATATTCCTAAAGGACAGGTGGAAGCGGCCGTATCAACTGGACTCGACTATTTCCAGACCATGCGAAAGGTCATCCTGCCGCAGGCGCTCAAACAGATGCTGCCCGCCATTGTCGGCATGTTTATCGCTGCGTTCAAGGATACCTCTTTAGCCTATATCATAGGTGTTATGGAGCTGACCACGGCGGCATACTCCATCAATAACCGTTTGATGCTCTATCCATTTGAAATCTATACTACTATTGCGGTATTGTATTTTGTCTGCTGCTACCTCATGAGTCTTTACGCCAGGAGGCTTGAGCGTAAGCTCAGCCCAGAGAGCGTTCGTCTGGCAATGTAA
- the tdh gene encoding L-threonine 3-dehydrogenase, giving the protein MKALVKAKKEPGLWLQDLPLPDPGKSDVLIRIERTAICGTDVHIYNWDAWAQKTIPVPMAIGHEFVGRVASVGENVKDFKPGDLVSGEGHLVCGHCRNCLAGRRHLCPNTSGVGVNRTGAYAEYLCIPQTNVWYCDSAIPLDILTCFDPLGNAVHTALSFDVLGEDVLITGAGPIGCMAAAVARHAGARHVVVTDINPYRLELAKKAGATLVVNAADTDLRDVQNALGMKEGFDVAMEMSGSPAALNSILENMCHGGKIAMLGIIPENTEVNWNTVVFNGLTIKGIYGREMFETWYKMTAMIQSGLDISELITHRFRYTEFEEAFAVMRSGNSGKVVLSWGEEKE; this is encoded by the coding sequence ATGAAAGCCCTGGTCAAGGCAAAAAAAGAACCAGGATTGTGGTTGCAGGATCTTCCGCTGCCCGACCCGGGGAAAAGTGATGTGCTCATTCGTATTGAACGGACCGCAATTTGTGGCACCGATGTTCATATCTACAATTGGGATGCCTGGGCACAAAAGACGATTCCTGTACCCATGGCCATCGGGCATGAGTTTGTCGGCAGAGTTGCCTCGGTTGGAGAAAATGTCAAAGATTTCAAGCCAGGTGATCTGGTTTCGGGAGAAGGGCATCTGGTCTGCGGGCATTGCCGGAATTGTCTGGCTGGCAGAAGGCATCTCTGCCCCAACACAAGTGGTGTCGGTGTCAACAGGACAGGTGCGTATGCTGAATATCTCTGTATCCCGCAAACTAATGTATGGTACTGCGACTCTGCCATTCCTCTCGATATTCTGACCTGCTTTGATCCTCTGGGCAACGCAGTGCATACCGCGCTGTCTTTTGATGTGCTAGGGGAGGATGTGCTTATAACCGGAGCGGGGCCCATAGGCTGCATGGCTGCCGCTGTCGCACGACATGCCGGGGCACGGCATGTCGTGGTAACTGATATCAACCCCTATCGACTGGAACTTGCCAAAAAAGCGGGGGCGACCCTCGTGGTCAATGCGGCTGACACCGACCTGAGGGATGTACAGAATGCCCTGGGCATGAAAGAGGGATTTGATGTGGCCATGGAGATGTCAGGCAGTCCGGCGGCCCTGAACTCAATCCTTGAGAATATGTGTCATGGCGGCAAGATCGCCATGCTGGGCATTATACCTGAGAATACCGAAGTAAACTGGAATACAGTGGTCTTCAATGGTCTGACGATCAAAGGAATTTACGGGCGTGAGATGTTTGAAACCTGGTATAAAATGACAGCCATGATCCAGAGCGGTCTGGATATTTCCGAACTGATCACCCACCGTTTTCGCTATACTGAATTTGAAGAGGCGTTTGCCGTTATGCGCTCGGGCAATTCCGGTAAGGTTGTGCTGAGCTGGGGAGAGGAGAAAGAATAA
- a CDS encoding metal ABC transporter solute-binding protein, Zn/Mn family yields the protein MFRIILVLSACFLLLSAVGNVGAMEAGTPFKVVASTTQIADFARQIVGDRGEVLSVLAPGADPHTYQPTPADVQLVLAADLCLENGIHLEGKSWMATLAKDAGKPLVTTTEGLAPLSIDQGGESIMDPHAWFSPKNVALYVNNITRAMMKFDPENSSEYQARAKLYLQQLRVLDGWVREQVNRIPPERRILVTTHDAFNYFCREYKFNPNNDFLSIAPVGWSTGAEVGAGITPERRRMVVQSIKDSGAPAIFVETTINPKQIREIASETGVKIGGALYSDSMGPEGSAGETYIGMMRENVLLIVNALSQ from the coding sequence ATGTTCAGAATAATACTGGTTTTGAGTGCCTGTTTTTTACTACTCTCTGCCGTTGGCAATGTCGGGGCTATGGAGGCCGGGACTCCTTTTAAAGTAGTCGCGTCCACCACCCAGATTGCCGATTTTGCCAGGCAGATAGTTGGTGATCGCGGCGAAGTGCTGAGTGTACTGGCACCGGGCGCCGATCCCCACACCTACCAGCCGACGCCGGCTGATGTACAGTTGGTTCTGGCGGCAGATCTCTGCCTTGAAAACGGAATACATCTGGAAGGTAAGAGCTGGATGGCCACTCTGGCTAAAGATGCCGGTAAACCTCTGGTAACGACTACCGAAGGACTGGCGCCTTTGAGTATAGACCAGGGTGGCGAAAGTATCATGGACCCCCACGCCTGGTTTTCACCGAAAAATGTGGCTCTGTATGTCAATAATATCACCAGGGCCATGATGAAATTTGATCCCGAAAATTCCAGCGAATATCAAGCCCGGGCCAAGCTCTATCTGCAGCAACTCAGGGTCCTCGACGGCTGGGTACGCGAGCAGGTGAATCGTATTCCGCCGGAGCGCCGTATCCTGGTAACCACCCATGATGCTTTCAACTACTTCTGCCGGGAATATAAGTTCAACCCGAATAATGATTTTCTCTCTATTGCCCCGGTCGGCTGGTCTACAGGCGCTGAAGTGGGTGCGGGTATTACACCCGAGCGCCGGCGAATGGTGGTACAGTCGATCAAGGACTCAGGTGCTCCCGCAATTTTTGTCGAAACCACTATCAACCCCAAGCAGATCAGGGAAATCGCCAGTGAGACAGGGGTGAAAATCGGCGGGGCGCTCTATTCCGACTCCATGGGGCCCGAAGGAAGCGCCGGGGAAACCTATATCGGCATGATGCGGGAGAATGTGCTGCTGATAGTGAATGCACTCAGTCAATAA
- a CDS encoding ABC transporter substrate-binding protein has protein sequence MKFLKVGAMAAAFCIATASMAFAGPTYDRVMGDKVVKAGISNKGKPFGFIDANNEWVGFDMDMAKEIANRLGVKFEPVVVNNKTRISFLQTNPPKVDMVLSNMTHKRVRDEKIDFSITYFFDGQKFLAKKGAIADGKDLAGKKIGSMQGTTSIVNAKAYLEKMGDTDPKVTGYQNEVEMFEALRSGRVQAISTDSTLLIALAAKEPGKYELVGEFISDEPYGVGLPQDDSAWRDIVNFTIQDMWKDGKYMEIYNKWFGPDTETPFPMTEKIEMWP, from the coding sequence ATGAAATTTCTGAAAGTTGGTGCAATGGCAGCGGCTTTCTGCATTGCCACCGCAAGCATGGCATTTGCAGGCCCCACCTATGACCGTGTTATGGGTGACAAGGTTGTAAAGGCAGGTATTTCCAACAAAGGTAAACCTTTTGGCTTCATCGATGCCAACAACGAGTGGGTTGGCTTTGACATGGACATGGCAAAAGAGATCGCCAATCGTCTTGGCGTGAAGTTTGAGCCTGTCGTCGTAAACAACAAAACCCGCATCTCCTTTCTGCAGACCAATCCACCCAAAGTAGATATGGTTCTGTCCAACATGACCCACAAGCGTGTACGTGATGAGAAAATCGACTTCTCCATCACCTACTTCTTCGATGGTCAGAAGTTCCTCGCCAAGAAAGGTGCAATTGCTGATGGCAAGGATCTCGCAGGCAAGAAAATCGGTTCCATGCAGGGCACAACTTCCATCGTAAACGCGAAAGCATACCTTGAGAAGATGGGTGACACTGATCCTAAGGTAACCGGTTACCAGAACGAGGTTGAGATGTTTGAGGCTCTCCGTTCCGGTCGTGTTCAGGCTATCTCCACTGATTCCACTCTGCTGATCGCTCTTGCAGCCAAAGAGCCGGGTAAATACGAGCTGGTAGGTGAATTCATTTCTGATGAGCCTTATGGCGTAGGTCTACCGCAGGATGATTCCGCATGGCGCGATATCGTCAACTTCACCATCCAGGATATGTGGAAAGATGGTAAGTACATGGAGATCTACAACAAGTGGTTCGGACCAGATACCGAGACCCCATTCCCGATGACTGAAAAAATTGAAATGTGGCCGTAA